The following proteins are encoded in a genomic region of Sulfurospirillum arsenophilum NBRC 109478:
- the nrfH gene encoding cytochrome c nitrite reductase small subunit, with product MKNSNFLKYAALLVFVIAIGFFAYMVHASKALSYLSSDPKACINCHVMNTQYATWQHSSHAERAGCIDCHLPRDNMVNKYIAKARDGYNHSVAFTFNTYKNAIKISDDGAKRVQENCISCHASLTSQMTINSDNDHKYDDPSVATGRRCWECHKGVPHGKVRGLATTPNNLGVKEVK from the coding sequence GTGAAAAATAGTAATTTCCTAAAGTACGCAGCACTCTTGGTTTTTGTGATTGCTATAGGCTTTTTTGCCTATATGGTTCACGCATCCAAAGCGCTATCGTATCTCTCCAGCGATCCAAAAGCCTGTATCAACTGTCACGTCATGAATACGCAATATGCGACATGGCAACACAGTTCACATGCTGAACGGGCCGGCTGTATCGATTGTCACTTACCACGTGATAATATGGTTAATAAGTACATTGCAAAAGCACGGGATGGTTACAACCATAGTGTTGCTTTTACATTTAATACGTACAAAAATGCCATCAAGATCAGCGACGATGGAGCGAAAAGAGTACAGGAGAATTGTATTTCGTGTCATGCGAGTTTAACCTCTCAAATGACAATAAATAGTGACAATGACCACAAATATGATGATCCAAGCGTTGCTACGGGCAGACGTTGTTGGGAGTGTCATAAAGGTGTACCACACGGTAAAGTCAGAGGTCTTGCAACGACACCTAATAACTTAGGTGTTAAAGAAGTTAAGTAA